Below is a genomic region from Kribbella qitaiheensis.
TACGCGACCGCCCAGCGCGGGGCGCTCGACGTCGAGCCGAGCGCGCGCTGCAGGTCGACCTCGTCCACCTTCACCACGACACCGTCGATCTCATGGTCGACGGAGTGCCGGTTCTCGCCGTAGTACGCGATGAACTCGTTCACCTCGTCGAGCGTGCCGACCCTGCGGGCCCGGTCGCTGACTGGAAGACCCCACGCCTGCAGCTGCTCGTACGCCTCCGACAGCCGGGCGATGTGGTGGCCCTCGACCTTGCCGAGTCCATGCACGACGAACCGCAGCGGACGGCTCGCGGAGACTCGCGGGTCCTTCTGCCGCAGCGATCCCGCCGCGCTGTTGCGGGGGTTGGAGAAGGGGTCCTTGCCGGCGGCGACGAGTTGTGCGTTCAGCTCGGTGAAGTCCTCCACGCGGAAGTAGACCTCACCGCGGACCTCCAGGAACGCGGGGGGCTTGTCGGTGGCCAGCTCGTTCGGGATGGAGTCGATGGTGCGGGCGTTCAACGTGATGTCCTCACCGGTGCGGCCGTCGCCGCGGGTGGCGCCGCTGACCAGCCGGCCGTTCTCGTAGACCAGGTCGAGCGCCAGGCCGTCCACCTTCAGCTCGCAGAGGAAGCCGCTGTCGTGGATCTGCTTGACGGTGACCTCGCGCTCGAGCCGCTTCGCCCAGGCCTCCATCTGCTCGGCGGAGAAGGCGTTGCCCAGGCTCTCCATCCGCTGCGGGTGGTCGACCGCGGTGAACAGCGTGGAGATCGGTACGCCGACCTTCTGGGTCGGTGAGTCTGGGGTGCGCAGCTCGGCGTACTGCTCTTCGATCCCCTGCAGCTCGTGCATCAACGCGTCGAAGTCGGCGTCGGAGATGGTCGAGGTGGCCATGTAGTAGCGGAACCGGTGCTCCTCGATCTCCCGGCTCAACTCGGCATGCCGCTCCCTCATCTCAGGAGGCGCGGCGGGCTGATCGGCAGCTGTTGTGTCGGGAATCTCCGTGCTCATAAGCAAAACCTACTGCCACCCACCGACAGATCCCGGCAAGCCGGAAGGGAAGGAAAGGCGAGTGCGAGGAGGGCGGCGCCACCCGAAGGGTGTGGGCGGAGAACAGCGGCCGGGCCGGTGATTACTCCTCTGCTTTTTCGCCTATTAGGTCGGCGGTCTTGCGGAGTAGGGCTAGGCGGGAGCGGGCGTCGGCGCCTGAGGTGGCACCGGAGAGGCCGCAGGCGGGGGTGATTACGACCTGCTTCATGAGTTCTGGGTCGAGGCCTAGTTCGCGCCAGCGGCGGACGAGGAGCATCGCGGCCTGTTCCTGGTTCGGAAGAGGGCCCGTGGTGGGGACTACGCCGGCGTACAGGGTCGTACCGGCCTCTACTGCGATGGCGATCTGCTCCCAGGCGGCTTCGGTGAGTAGGGCGACGTCTACCGCCACTCCCCCGGCGCCGGCCTTGCGGAACACCTCGATAGGCGGCCTAGCTGCGCAGCAGTGAACCAGAGTGATCGCGGGCGCTACTGCCTCGATCACCTGACTCAGTAGCTCGACAGCACCTGGCCCGTCGACCGAGCGGTGCTTGCCCCACCCACTGGCCGTCGGAACAGCACCAGCCAGTACTGCGGGGAGCCCGGGCTCGTCCAGTTGCACAACGAGGTCCGCACCGGGCACACGGCGGCGTACCTCGGCCACGTGTTGTTGCAGGCCGTGTGCGAGTCCCTCGGCAATATCGCGGCGGGCACCGTAGTCAGCCAGGACCTTGTCGCCACGAGGAAGCTCCACTGTGGCGGCCAGAGTCCACGGGCCGGTGCTCTGGATCTTCAGCGGGCCTGTGTACCCGTCTGCGACCTCTTCCAGCGTGTCCAAGTCCTGCTGCAGCAGAGACCGCGCCCGCCGCTGGTCCATGCTCGCGCGCGGATCGCTGCCACCGGTCAGCCGCCAGCCCGCTGGCTGGAGGTCCCCAGCCAGCTCGATCAGCAAGGCCACCGAGCGGCTGAGCATGTCGCCGTACGGGCGGGCAGGGAGCTCTGGGACGAACGGGATCGTGACAGCGTCCAGCACGTACTTCGTCCACTCGGTGAAGTCCTCACCAGGCAGCGAGCCCATCCCGGTGGTCGCTGCAGGGCCGAAGGGACTTGTCACTTAGTACCTCTCATGTGGAGACAGTCTGGGCAGCGCGCTCGACGGTGTCGATGGTGGCCGAACCAATCACCCGCGTGCCGTCGTACAGGACCACGGCCTGGCCGGGCGCGACTGCGTCCGCGGGCTCGTCGAACTCCACCAGCACCTGCTCATCGACGAGCCGCGCGGTGACAGCGATCTCCTCGCCGTGCGCGCGCAGTTGCGCCTTGACGTGCAGCGTCTCGGTCGGCGCCGGACCACACCAGCGCGGCTTGGACGCGGTCAACCGCTCGACCGCCAGCTCCGCGCGCGATCCGACCGTGACCGTGCGATCGACCGGCGAGATGTCCAGGACGAACCTGGGCTTGCCGTCGGCGGCCGGCGTACCGATCTTCAGGCCCTTGCGCTGGCCGACCGTGAACCCGTGCGTGCCCTTGTGCTCACCCAGCTTGGTGCCGGACGAGTCGACGATGTCGCCGGGGGCCTCGCCGAGCTGCTTGCTGAGGAAGCCCTCGGTGTTGCCGTCGGCGATGAAGCAGATGTCGTGGCTGTCCGGCTTGGCCGCGACCGACAGGCCACGCCGCTCGGCCTCGGCCCGGATCTCGGTCTTCGGGGTGTCACCGAGCGGGAAGAACGCGTGCTTCAGCTGCGCCTGCGTGAGCACGCCGAGCACGTACGACTGGTCCTTGGCCGGGTCCACCGCGCGATGCAGCTCCCGACCCGTTGGGGTGTCCACGATCTGCGCGTAGTGCCCGGTCGCGACAGCGTCGAAGTCGAGCCCGAGGGCGCGCTCCAGGACGGCGCTGAACTTGATCTTCTCGTTGCAGCGCAGACACGGGTTCGGCGTCCGGCCGGCCGCGTACTCCGCGACGAAGTCGTCCACCACGTCGGCCGCGAACCGCTCGGCCATGTCCCAGATGTAGAACGGGATGCCGATCACGTCCGCGGCCCGGCGGGCGTCGCGCGAGTCCTCGATCGTGCAGCAGCCGCGAGCGCCACTGCGGTACGACTGCGGGTTCCGGCTCAGGGCGAGGTGTACGCCGACCACGTCGTGCCCGGCCTCGACCATCCGCGCCGCCGCGACGGCGGAGTCGACCCCGCCGGACATGGCTGCGAGTACCCGCATCAGTTGTTCCTTCCCACGTTCTGCAGACCTGCGGACTTCGCCCGCTCCACTACCGGTCCGATGTTGTCCAGTACGGCGTCGATGTCGGCCCGGGTGCTGGTGTGCCCCAGCGTGAACCGGAGCGAGCCGCGCGCCCGCTGGTCGTCGTACCCCATCGCCAGCAACACATGACTCGGCTCGGCGACACCGGAGTTGCACGCGGACCCGGTCGAGACCTCGATCCCGCGTGCGTCGAGCAGGAGCAGCAGCGAGTCACCCTCGCAGCCACTGAACGACAGGTGTGCATTGTTGGGCAAACGCCCGACCGGGTCACCCGACAGCTTCGCGCCCGGCGCGGCGTCGACGACACCGCGGATCAGCGCGTCCCGCAGCTCCGTGAGCCGCCGGGCCTCGTCTTCCTGGTGCTTGATCGAATACTCCAGCGCCACGGCGAACCCAGCGGTCGCGGGCGCATCCAGCGTGCCGGACCGTACGTCGCGCTCCTGCCCGCCGCCGTGCAGGATCGGCGCAAGCTTGGTCTCCTTGCGGACCACCAGCGCGCCGATCCCGTACGGTCCGCCGAGCTTGTGCGCCGATACGGTCATCGCGTCCGCGCCGAGGCTGACGAAGTCCACCGGGACCTGGCCGATCGCCTGCACCGCGTCGGTGTGCACGGGAATGTCGTGGGTCGCCGCGATCGCCGCGATCTCCTGGATCGGCTGCAGTGTACCGACCTCGTTGTTCGCCATCATCAACGTGACGAAGGACACGCTCTCCGGATCCTTCGCGATCGCCTCGGCGACGCTGTCGGGCTGCACCCGGCCAAGCTCATCCACAGGCAGCCACTCGATCTCAGCGCCCTCGTGCTGAGCCAGCCAGATCGCCGGATCCAATACTGCGTGATGCTCGATCCCGCCCAGCAGGATCCGTCTGCGCGCCGGATTGTCGGCGAGGCGGGCCCACCACAGCCCCTTGAGCGCCAGATTGTCCGCCTCGGTGCCGCCCGAAGTGAAGACCACCTCGCTCGGCTGAGCGTTCAGCGCCTCGGCGATCGTCTCCCGGGACTCCTCGACCGTCCGCCTCGCCGCCCGCCCGGAGCCGTGCAACGAAGAAGCGTTACCGGTACGCCCGAGGTGCGAGGTCATCGCCTCGATCGCCGCCGGCAGCATCGGAGTCGTCGCGGCATGATCCAGGTAGACCGTACGGCGCGCAGTTGTGGTCATAACAGTCATAAGGGTAAGTCCCGCGCGGATGTTCCCGTTTCAGCCGGCACTTCAGGAATGATTCCTCCACCACTCGTCCGTCGGCACACCGGCCCGGCACGTCGAGCCCGCTTCGCACCTCCTCCGTCGATTACTCGACCCACCGCTCCGGTCCAACGCAACTACGTCGCGGCTGAGCTGACGCCGAGGCTGGCCGGGGTGATGCTCGGCGAAGAGGCGGCTCAAGTCCTCCTGAAGGGGGTTGCCCCACTGCTCTAGCAGTGGGGTAACCCCCACAGGAGGAGTGGACCCCTCGAAGGAGGGGCCAACCCCACCGCAACGGGTCCTTGTCCCGACCGACAGATAATGGCCGGTCCCCCGCCAGGGTGCCACGCTCAGCCCGACGACGCCCAGGGCGGTAGAGGCAGCCATTACCTGTCGATCGGGACACAGGGGCGGGGATCCGGGCACGGGCCCGGCCGTTTCGGGCCGAACGGGCCAGGTCCCGGCCGGCCGAGGGCCACGGTCACCCAACCAGGCAGTGATCGGGCTGATCGGGCTGAACCCGGCAGCGGTGGCGCCCAACTCGACATCGGCGGCAAGGATTTCGGAATGCACTGCCTGGCTGGCGATCCCGAACACCCGAATCGGCCCGGCTCAGGCGATCCCGAACACCCGAATCGGCCCGGCTCAGGCGATCCCGAACACCCGAATCGGCAGGAGCCGCGTGACCGGGTGGCTGCGAGCGGCAAGTTAGGAGCGGCGTGAGGCGGGTCAAGTGCGGATCTGCTCCAGCCAGGCGTGGTCGGGGTGCAGGTGGTGGACCATGTCGGCGAGCCAGCCGCGCTGGGGCGCCGAAAGCAGCGGGAGGGTGACCTCCAGGTCCCGGCGGTCCTTGGGGCGGTCGTGTTTGGCCTTGTAGGCGAGTGTCATCTCCGGGTTGAGGTAGCGGATGCCGTCGTCGGCGATCCAGGTGATCTCGTCGAGGTCGTAGTCGAGGGTGGGATCACGGCGGAAGACCCAGCGGCCGTCCCGGTCCGGATTCAGGACCACGTCGTACTTCCACGGGGCGAGGGCGTGCTCGCGGAGCCAGACCTGGTCGGCGGTGTCCGGCATCTCCGGCTTGTCGACGGTGAGCGGGAAGATCGAAGCGCTCCCCGCCGACCACACGTCGTACCGGCCCTCGGCGTATTGGACCAGCGCCGGCACCTCGCGCCGCCAGAACGACACGTCGAGGTCGTCGTGGTGCCGCGGTACGCCGGTGAACGCCTCGATCGACCAGCCGCCGGCCACCCACCAGGGCAGCCCGAGTCCACCGAAGAACTCCTTCGCCTCGTCCCGGGTCGCGGCCTCGACCGGCCCGTACAGCCGCTGGAACTTCAGCTCTTCCGGATCGAGCCCGTCCGCATACCAGTACCGCTTCTCCGCTGCGCCCATCTTCAGATCCTCACACCGACCCGGGCCCGGAGAGCCATCGCAGTACCCGGCCAGGCGGACTTCATCGGATCGGACGAAAAACGTCCCGGCACTCGTCACCGCCGACGAATACTCCCCCTCCGGACGGTCCTAGCGTCGGTACATGGCGACCCTGAGCGAGATCGAGACGTGGCTACAAGACCGGCTGCCGGCGCTGATTACCGAGCACGAGGTCCCCGGTACGGCGGTCGGAGTGCTGTTCGGCGGCGAGGTGATCGACCACGCGGCCGGCGTACTGAGTACGGCGACCGGTGTCGAGACGAACGCCGACAGCGTGTTCCAGATCGGCTCGATCACGAAGGTCTGGACGACGACGCTGGTGATGCAGCTCGTCGACGAGGGCAAGGTCGACCTGGACAAACCGTTGCGTGACTACCTCCCCGAGTTCGTCCTCGGCGACGACGAGGCGGCGGCCGCGATCACCATCCGTCAGCTGCTGAGCCACACGTCGGGCTTCGAAGGCGACATCTTCAGCGAGACCGGCAAGGGCGACGACGCCGTCGAGAAGTTCGTCCCCACGCTGGCCAAGGTCGGCCAGCTCTTCAGCCCCGGCGAGATGTTCTCCTACAACAACGCCGGCTTCGCCGTCCTCGGCCGATTGATCGAGGTACTGCGCGGAAAGCGGTTCGACGCCGCCCTCCGCGAGCACCTCTTCACCCCGCTCGGCCTGGCCCACGCGGCCACCGACCCGTACGAGGCGATCCTGTATCGCGCCGCGGTCGGGCACCTCCGCCCCGCTCCCGATGCGGCACCCGTACCAGCTCCGTTCTGGGGGATGACCCGGGGCATGGCGCCCGCCGGCGCGATGCTCGCGATGCGGCCGCGCGACCTGCTCACCTTCGCCAAGCTGCACCTCGACTCAGGAACAGCGGCAGACGGTACGTCGGTACTGAGTCCGGCGAGCGTCGAGGCGATGCAGACCGCGCAGGTGAAGGTGCCCGCGCTCGGCCTGATGGGCGACTCATGGGGACTCGGCTGGGAGATCTTCGACTGGGACGGCACCACGGTGATCGGCCACGACGGCGGGACCATCGGCCAGAACGCCTTCCTGCGCATCGTCCCCGAGCACGGTCTGGCCGTCACGGTGCTGACCAACGGCGGTGATGTCATCGGGCTCTACGAGACCATCGTCAGCCACATCGTCAAGGAACTGGCCGGCCTGGAGCTGCCCGCGCTGCCCAAGCCGCCGGCCACCGCCGTACCGATCGACGCGGAGCGGATGCTCGGCACCTACAGCTGCGAGGTCGCCGACATCACCGTTCGTCAGGACGACGACGGCAGGGTCTGGCTCGACCAGACACCGAAGGGCATCTTCGCCGACCTGGGCCCCGCCCCCGAGCCGGTCGAGCTGGTCGGCCGCAACGCGGAGAGCCTGATCGCCCTGAAGGCCGACAACGGGGTGCACATGCCGCAGGTCTTCCTCGGCGACGACGGCAACGGCCACGCGCTCTACCTGCACAACGGCCGGGCCATCCGCCGCGCCCATGCCTGATCCCGTCCGACCCCTTGGAGAAACCATGAGACATACCGTCGCGATCGCCGGCGTGCTGGTCGCCGGACTCGCCTTGTCCGCCTGCAGTTCGGGTCAGGAGACCACCGGTGCGGGCAAGCCGGTGGCGGGCCAGACGCTGACCATGGCGCTGGGCGCCGACCCGGGCAACCTCGACCCGCAGTTCACCTCGCTGTCGATCACGAAGCAGGTCGACGCGTTCCTCTACGACTCCCTGGTCAACGTCGACGGGACCGGGAAGCAGGTGGCGGGTCTCGCGGAGAAGTGGGAAGGCACGACGACCACCGCGAAGTACACGCTGCGCAAGGGCATCACCTGTCAGGACGGCAGCCCGTTGACCGCGAGCACCGTCGCCGAGAACATCAACTTCGTCGGCAACCCGGCCAGCAAGTCGACCCGGATCGGCGTCTTCGTCGCACCGGGCGCCAAGGCCATCGGCGACGACGCGGCGGGCACGGTCACCGTGACAGCGCCTGCTCCCGACGCCTTCCTGGTCCGCAACATCGGCGGTCTGCACATCGTCTGCAGCGAGGGCATGAAGGACCGCACCCTGCTCAAGCAGGGCTCGGACGGCACCGGCCAGTTCAAGGTCACCGAGGCTGTCCCCGGCGACCACTTCACGCTGACCCGCCGCAAGGAGTACGCGTGGGGCGCGGGCGACTTCAAGGCCGAGCAGCCAGGGATGCCGGACAAGGTGATCCTCAAGGTGGTGGCGAACGAGACCACCGCGGCGAACCTACTGCTCGCCGGGCAGGTCAACATCGTCGCCATCGCCGGTCCCGACAAGCAGCGGCTGGAAGCGCAGAAGCTCTTCACGCGCACGCTGGGTACTCCGTTGGGTGAGCTCTGGTTCAACCAGAAGGCAGGCCTGCCGACCGCTGACGTCGCCGTGCGCAAAGCGTTGACGCAAGCCCTCGACCTGGCTCAGCTCGGCAAAGTGCTGACCAGCGGAACCGGTAAGCCGACCACCAGTCTGACCGTTCCCGGTACGGGTCCCTGCAACGACGACACCGTCACCGGCAACCTGCCCGGCCACGATCTCGACGCGGCCAAGGCAGGCCTCGACGCGGCCGGCTGGAAGGCGGCCGCCGACGGCATCCGGGCGAAGGACGGCGCCAAGCTCACCTTGGTCTTCTACTACCCGACCACCCTTGGCCCGACCATGCAGTCGGGTGCGGAACTGCTGCAGAAGGCGTGGAAGGACCTCGGCGTCGACATCTCGCTCAAAGCCATCTCGACCGCCGAGCTCAGCACCATCGTCCTCGGCGGCCAAGGCACCTGGCACGCCGGCCTGATCCCGCTGACGACCAACTTGCCCAGCCAGCTCGTCAGCTTCCTGTCCGGCACCGGGCCGCCGAACGGCAGCAACTTCTCCTCGATCAAGAACCCCCAGTACGACGCGGGGGTCGCCAAGGCGGCCAAGATCGCCGGAGCGGACGGCTGCGCCGAGTGGGCGGGCGCGGAGCGCGCGCTGTTCGAGCAGGTCAACGTGGTGCCGTTCGTCAACTCCACCGTGCCGATCTTCGCCAAGGGCGCGACCTTCGAACTGAACGACGGCGTCGACCCCGGATCGATCCGGATGCTGGCGAGCTAGTGGCGACGACAGTCAACGTCTCCGGTACGGCGGCGAACTTCACCACCCATCCGTGGGTGCGGTTCGCCGCCCGCCGGCTCGGGCGCCTCGTCGGGTCCGTGCTGGTGCTGGTCAGCGCGGCATTCCTGATGATCCACCTGATCCCCGGCGACCCCGTACGAGGAGCGCTCGGACCGGCGACGGCGCAGAGCGTTGTCGACGCCCAGCGCGAGTCGCTCGGCCTCAACGACCCGCTGTGGCAGCAGTACCTGCATTTCCTGCAACACCTCTTCACCGGCAACCTCGGTACGTCAATCACCACGGGCCTCCCGGTCTCCGACGTGATCCGGGATCGCCTCCCGGCCACGCTCCAGTTGGCCGTCGCTGCCTTCCTTGTCGCCGTACTCATCGCGCTGCCGGTCGGCCTGGCCATGGGTGTACTCACCCGGGCCGGGCGCCGGCCACGCACCGAGCTGACCTTCACATCGGTCACAGTGGTGATGGCCGCGATCCCTGAGTTCCTGCTGGCCGTCGGGCTCGTCTACCTCTTCGCCGTGAAGCTGCACTGGCTGCCAGTAGCCGGACGCGGCAACTTCTCGTCGTACCTGCTGCCTGTTCTTTCACTCTCAGTCGGACCGGCAGCGGTGCTTGCACGCATCTGTCGCGTGGAGCTGCTCGCAGTACTGCAGACGGACTATCTGCGGACTGCGCGGGCCAAGCGACTTCCTGCTGTGGCTGTTTACCTGCGGCACGCGCTGCCTAATGCAGTGACGGCCACGATCACCTTGGGCGGTCTCCTGCTGGGCGGGATGGTTGCCGGGACCGTACTGGTCGAGAACGTCTTCAGCTGGCCGGGACTGGGCAGCACGATCGTGTCCTCGATCCTGGCCAAGGACTACCCGCTGGTGCAGGGCGTAGTACTCATCTATGGCGCAGGCGTCCTGCTGGTGAACCTGACGGTCGATGTAGTCCTCGCCCTGCTGGATCCGCGATCGACCATCCGGGAGAGCTGATGAAGAAGACAGCTCGATGGATTGCAGTACTACGTACGCCGGTCGGCGCCGGCGCGGGAGTGCTCCTACTCGCAGTACTGCTGCTCGCTCTCGTCGCTCCCCTGCTGTGGACTCACCAGGCGACCGCGATCGACACCGAGCACTTGCTGGAAGGCAGCTCCGCACAGCACTTGCTCGGCACCGACAGTCTCGGCCGTGACATCTTCTACCGGGTCCTCGTCGCCTCCCGTACTTCGATCCTGCTTGCCTTGGTAGCGACCTTGATCGCGGTCGTCTGCGGACTAGCGCTCGGCTGTGCACCGACAGTGCTGGGTCGGCGCGGTGGCCGCCTGGCCACGGCCGTGGTGAACATCGCGGTCGCGTTCCCAGGCCTGCTGCTCGCGCTGTTCTTCGCGGTCATCTTCGGAGTGGGCGCGAAAGGCGCAGTACTGGCCATCGGTTTCGCTGGAGCACCGTCGTTCGCGCGACTGACGCAGACCCTGGTGGCCGGTGTCGCGCAGCGGGACTTCGTCGCGGCCGCGCGGATCGCGGGGGTCGGGCGGTTCCGGATGCTGCCGCTGCACATCCTCCCGAACATCGCCGAACCGCTCGTGGTGAACGCGACGATCGGTGCCGGCGGCGCCTTGCTCGCCTTTGCCGGCCTGTCGTTCCTCGGCCTGGGCGTCCAGGCACCGGCGTACGACTGGGGCCGGTTGATGGGCGAGAGCCTCAACAGCATCTACGTGCATCCGGCCGCCGCGCTGGCGCCTGGTCTGGCCGTAGTCATCGCCGGCCTGGCGTTCAACCTGTTCGGAGAGGCTGTCGCGAAGGGCTTCGGCGTACCGGTCCTGAAAGGGTTGCCGGACAGAGCGCCGGAGACCAGGCCGGCTGCGCCGGTTCACGACGATGACGTCCTGGTCGTCAAAGACCTGTACGTCAGCTTCCCAGGGCCGGTCACACCGGTCCGCGGGATCAGCTTCACGATCGGCAAGGGCGAGATCGTCGGCGTGGTCGGTGAGTCCGGCTCGGGCAAGAGTCTGACCGCGCTCGCCGTCGCCCAGCTGATCGAGTCGCCCGGGCAGGTGCGGGCGTCCGAGCTGTCGTTCCTCGGTGCGCCTCTGCTCGGCCGGGCCGCCGTTCGGAGTACTGCGGCCGCTCGGCGACGCCTGCTGGGTACGTCGTTCGCGATGGTGTTCCAGGATCCGATGACGTCGTTCAACCCGACGAAGCGGATCGGGGTCCAGCTCACCGAAGGCGTTCGAGAGCATCAAGGATTGTCCCGGCGGCAGGCGATGAGCCGGGCGATCCACCGGCTCCGGGCCGTCCGGATCCCTGAGCCCGAACGGCGAGCGCGGCAGTATCCCCATGAATTCTCGGGCGGGATGCGGCAGCGGGCGATGATCGGGATGGGCCTGATGGGCACGCCCGCGCTGATCGTCGCCGATGAGCCGACCACCGCGCTCGACGTCACCGTGCAACAGCAGGTGCTTCAGCTGCTCGAGCAGATCCGGACGGAGAACGAGGTCGCCATACTGCTGATCAGCCACGACATCACGGTCGTCGCACAGGTCTGCGATCGCGTCCTGGTGATGTACGCCGGACGCATCGTCGAGGACCTGCCTGCGAGCGACCTCGTGACCGGGGCCCGCCATCCGTACACGCGGGCGCTGCTGGCCGCGGTACCGGATCTGGACACGCCGCTCGACGAGCCGCTGGCCGTGATCCCGGGGCGGCCGGTGGATCCGGCTCACTTCCCGACCGGGTGCGCGTTCGCGGCGCGGTGTGAGTTCGCCGAGGATCGGTGCCGCAGCGAGGACCCTTCGCTGGTCGGGCACGGTCCGGTACATCAGGTGGCCTGCTGGAACCCGCAGGGTTCGGCGGCCTGGCAAGCTCGGTATCCAGGCACCGAGTCGATCCGGACGGGGCAGCTATGAGCGAACTGCGTTTCGACCAGGTGTCGGTCCGGTTCGGCACGGGCAGCCGCGCGATGACCGCGGTCGACGGGGTCGACCTGACCGTCCCGTCCGGCCAGGTGGTCGGACTGGTGGGCGAATCTGGGTCGGGCAAGACGACACTGGCCCGTACGGCGGTCGGGCTGGCCGAGCCGTCGTCGGGGCGGATCCTGCTGGACGGCGTACCGATCGACCATCGGGCCCGGCCGAATCGGGCCGCGGGCAGACCGCTGCAGATGGTGTTCCAGGATCCCTACTCGTCACTCGATCCGCGGATGACGATCGGCGACTCGATCGCCGAAGCCATCCCCCGGTCGCCGAGGAAGCATCAACGCGAGGAGGTCGACCGGCTGCTCGAGCTGGTCGGGCTCGATGCCGGCCGGGCGACCGCCTACCCGGGCGCGTTGTCCGGCGGTCAGCGGCAACGGGTCGCCATCGCCCGCGCGCTGGCCGGGCAGCCCGACGTGATCATCGCCGACGAGATCACCTCGGCCCTGGACGTCTCTGTTCAGGGCACCGTGCTCAACCTGGTCCGCTCGTTGCAGCGGGAACTCCAGCTGTCGATGCTGTTCATCTCGCACAACCTGGCCGTCGTCCGCTACGTGAGCGACCTGATCGCCGTGATGTACCTCGGGCGGATCGTGGAATTCGGGGCCGCCCACGAGGTCCTCGGCAACCCCCAGCACGCCTATACCCAAGAGCTTCTCGCGGCCGCACCTCGCCGCACGACTTCGCTACCGCCGCATTCAAGGAGGACTTCCCCGTGACCCGACGTCTGCGCATCGACGATCTGACCGAACTCGTAGTACCGGAGCAGCCGGCTCTGTCGCCCGACGCGACCCAGATCGCTTACGTACTGCGGACCGCTGACCTGGAAGGCGACCGGATGCTGCGCAGCCTGTGGCGCGTACCAGCGTCCGGTGGCGAGCCGCAGCAGCTGACCAGAGGCGATGCCGACAGCACTCCAGTCTGGTCGCCCGATGGGACGCAGCTGGCGTTCCTGCGCGCCAAGGACGGCCCTGCACAGCTCTGGCTGCTTCCGATCGGCGGTGGTGAGCCCGAGCAGGTGACCACGCTGCCGCTCGGTGCAGGGGCGCCGCAGTGGAGTCCGGACGGGACCCGCATCGCCTTCAGTGCACCAGTGGACATTGCCGGTCTGGACGACAAGGCGCGTGGCCATACGCCGATCGTCACCGAGCGGCTGGACTACCAGGCCGACGGCGCCGGCTGGCTGCGTACGATCCGCAAGCACCTCCATCTGCTCGACGTCGGTACGAAGAAATGCAGGCAGGCCACCGAGGGTGACTGGCACGCCGGTGCCCCGGCTTGGTCGCCAGATGGCACCAAGCTGGCCTTCGGAGCCATGACCGCTCCCGACGCCGACCTCAGCCCGACAGCACCGGCGTACGTGCTCGACGCGACCGACGAGAAGGCACAGC
It encodes:
- a CDS encoding methionine synthase vitamin-B12 independent is translated as MTSPFGPAATTGMGSLPGEDFTEWTKYVLDAVTIPFVPELPARPYGDMLSRSVALLIELAGDLQPAGWRLTGGSDPRASMDQRRARSLLQQDLDTLEEVADGYTGPLKIQSTGPWTLAATVELPRGDKVLADYGARRDIAEGLAHGLQQHVAEVRRRVPGADLVVQLDEPGLPAVLAGAVPTASGWGKHRSVDGPGAVELLSQVIEAVAPAITLVHCCAARPPIEVFRKAGAGGVAVDVALLTEAAWEQIAIAVEAGTTLYAGVVPTTGPLPNQEQAAMLLVRRWRELGLDPELMKQVVITPACGLSGATSGADARSRLALLRKTADLIGEKAEE
- a CDS encoding serine hydrolase domain-containing protein, which codes for MATLSEIETWLQDRLPALITEHEVPGTAVGVLFGGEVIDHAAGVLSTATGVETNADSVFQIGSITKVWTTTLVMQLVDEGKVDLDKPLRDYLPEFVLGDDEAAAAITIRQLLSHTSGFEGDIFSETGKGDDAVEKFVPTLAKVGQLFSPGEMFSYNNAGFAVLGRLIEVLRGKRFDAALREHLFTPLGLAHAATDPYEAILYRAAVGHLRPAPDAAPVPAPFWGMTRGMAPAGAMLAMRPRDLLTFAKLHLDSGTAADGTSVLSPASVEAMQTAQVKVPALGLMGDSWGLGWEIFDWDGTTVIGHDGGTIGQNAFLRIVPEHGLAVTVLTNGGDVIGLYETIVSHIVKELAGLELPALPKPPATAVPIDAERMLGTYSCEVADITVRQDDDGRVWLDQTPKGIFADLGPAPEPVELVGRNAESLIALKADNGVHMPQVFLGDDGNGHALYLHNGRAIRRAHA
- a CDS encoding nucleotidyltransferase domain-containing protein, giving the protein MGAAEKRYWYADGLDPEELKFQRLYGPVEAATRDEAKEFFGGLGLPWWVAGGWSIEAFTGVPRHHDDLDVSFWRREVPALVQYAEGRYDVWSAGSASIFPLTVDKPEMPDTADQVWLREHALAPWKYDVVLNPDRDGRWVFRRDPTLDYDLDEITWIADDGIRYLNPEMTLAYKAKHDRPKDRRDLEVTLPLLSAPQRGWLADMVHHLHPDHAWLEQIRT
- a CDS encoding cysteine desulfurase family protein codes for the protein MTTTARRTVYLDHAATTPMLPAAIEAMTSHLGRTGNASSLHGSGRAARRTVEESRETIAEALNAQPSEVVFTSGGTEADNLALKGLWWARLADNPARRRILLGGIEHHAVLDPAIWLAQHEGAEIEWLPVDELGRVQPDSVAEAIAKDPESVSFVTLMMANNEVGTLQPIQEIAAIAATHDIPVHTDAVQAIGQVPVDFVSLGADAMTVSAHKLGGPYGIGALVVRKETKLAPILHGGGQERDVRSGTLDAPATAGFAVALEYSIKHQEDEARRLTELRDALIRGVVDAAPGAKLSGDPVGRLPNNAHLSFSGCEGDSLLLLLDARGIEVSTGSACNSGVAEPSHVLLAMGYDDQRARGSLRFTLGHTSTRADIDAVLDNIGPVVERAKSAGLQNVGRNN
- a CDS encoding ABC transporter substrate-binding protein, which translates into the protein MRHTVAIAGVLVAGLALSACSSGQETTGAGKPVAGQTLTMALGADPGNLDPQFTSLSITKQVDAFLYDSLVNVDGTGKQVAGLAEKWEGTTTTAKYTLRKGITCQDGSPLTASTVAENINFVGNPASKSTRIGVFVAPGAKAIGDDAAGTVTVTAPAPDAFLVRNIGGLHIVCSEGMKDRTLLKQGSDGTGQFKVTEAVPGDHFTLTRRKEYAWGAGDFKAEQPGMPDKVILKVVANETTAANLLLAGQVNIVAIAGPDKQRLEAQKLFTRTLGTPLGELWFNQKAGLPTADVAVRKALTQALDLAQLGKVLTSGTGKPTTSLTVPGTGPCNDDTVTGNLPGHDLDAAKAGLDAAGWKAAADGIRAKDGAKLTLVFYYPTTLGPTMQSGAELLQKAWKDLGVDISLKAISTAELSTIVLGGQGTWHAGLIPLTTNLPSQLVSFLSGTGPPNGSNFSSIKNPQYDAGVAKAAKIAGADGCAEWAGAERALFEQVNVVPFVNSTVPIFAKGATFELNDGVDPGSIRMLAS
- the mnmA gene encoding tRNA 2-thiouridine(34) synthase MnmA, producing the protein MRVLAAMSGGVDSAVAAARMVEAGHDVVGVHLALSRNPQSYRSGARGCCTIEDSRDARRAADVIGIPFYIWDMAERFAADVVDDFVAEYAAGRTPNPCLRCNEKIKFSAVLERALGLDFDAVATGHYAQIVDTPTGRELHRAVDPAKDQSYVLGVLTQAQLKHAFFPLGDTPKTEIRAEAERRGLSVAAKPDSHDICFIADGNTEGFLSKQLGEAPGDIVDSSGTKLGEHKGTHGFTVGQRKGLKIGTPAADGKPRFVLDISPVDRTVTVGSRAELAVERLTASKPRWCGPAPTETLHVKAQLRAHGEEIAVTARLVDEQVLVEFDEPADAVAPGQAVVLYDGTRVIGSATIDTVERAAQTVST